In one Spirosoma rigui genomic region, the following are encoded:
- a CDS encoding quinol:cytochrome C oxidoreductase: MASAHAIPSLDEQFEFTAESKRRLLIGIGVGVALVAIGSYLLAAGVGSHETHEVVQGAGASHGDEGAHHAYKWTNRLYANLWLNAIYFIGASVIGMFFISYNYLAQAGWSSAFKRIPEAMPAYVLPMGIVIIAVFFLAGHDLFHWTNPALFDKTSESYDPVIAGKAGFLNTPFYLIRLVIYIASWYLLWRMLRSYSLQEDIHGGTEYYEKSIKFGTAFLVVFAVTSSTSAWDFVMSIDTHWFSTMFGWYTLASWHVTGLAIITLTVVTLKERGYLQIVNDSHLHDLGKFMFAFSIFWTYVWFAQFMLIYYANLPEEAIYYRERFSGFGGIYKAPFFINILLNFVFPFLVLMTRDAKRTYIFLKIAAWGIIVGHYFDFYTNIMPGTVGEHAGFGPIEFGMILIFACGFMWSLSSQLAKANLIAKNHPMLEETLHHDI, from the coding sequence ATGGCATCGGCTCACGCAATACCGTCTTTAGACGAACAATTTGAATTTACTGCGGAATCCAAACGTCGGCTTCTCATCGGTATCGGTGTTGGCGTAGCGTTGGTAGCAATTGGCTCGTACCTGCTGGCAGCGGGAGTCGGCAGTCATGAGACGCACGAAGTCGTCCAGGGCGCTGGCGCCAGCCATGGCGATGAAGGCGCGCACCACGCTTACAAATGGACCAACCGATTGTATGCCAACTTATGGCTGAATGCAATCTATTTCATTGGAGCATCCGTTATTGGGATGTTCTTCATTTCCTACAACTATCTGGCACAAGCCGGATGGTCGTCGGCGTTCAAGCGTATTCCGGAGGCAATGCCTGCCTACGTATTACCGATGGGCATTGTAATTATTGCCGTCTTCTTTCTGGCTGGACATGACCTTTTCCATTGGACCAACCCTGCGCTGTTCGACAAAACGAGCGAAAGCTACGATCCTGTCATCGCTGGTAAAGCTGGTTTTCTGAATACACCTTTCTACCTGATCCGTCTGGTTATTTATATTGCATCCTGGTACCTGCTATGGCGTATGCTACGTAGCTACTCCCTGCAGGAAGACATTCACGGCGGAACGGAGTATTACGAAAAAAGCATCAAGTTTGGTACGGCTTTCCTGGTTGTGTTTGCCGTTACATCGTCGACATCAGCTTGGGACTTTGTAATGTCCATTGACACGCACTGGTTCAGCACCATGTTCGGCTGGTATACACTGGCCAGCTGGCACGTGACCGGACTGGCTATTATCACGCTTACGGTTGTTACGCTGAAGGAGCGTGGCTATCTTCAGATTGTTAATGACAGCCACCTGCACGATTTAGGCAAGTTCATGTTTGCTTTCAGTATATTCTGGACGTACGTATGGTTTGCGCAGTTTATGCTGATTTACTACGCTAACTTACCCGAAGAAGCAATCTATTATCGGGAGCGTTTTAGCGGATTTGGCGGTATCTACAAAGCGCCGTTTTTTATAAACATCTTGCTAAACTTTGTCTTTCCGTTCCTTGTTCTGATGACAAGGGACGCTAAGCGGACATACATCTTTTTGAAGATCGCTGCTTGGGGAATTATCGTCGGTCACTATTTCGATTTCTACACGAACATCATGCCAGGCACCGTTGGTGAGCATGCGGGTTTTGGCCCAATTGAGTTTGGTATGATCCTGATTTTTGCCTGTGGTTTTATGTGGTCTCTTTCTTCGCAGCTGGCTAAAGCTAACCTCATTGCGAAGAACCACCCGATGTTAGAAGAGACACTGCACCACGATATTTAA